The Lysinibacillus irui sequence TCACGACGTTCTGAACCCAGCTCGCGTACCGCTTTAATGGGCGAACAGCCCAACCCTTGGGACCGACTACAGCCCCAGGATGCGATGAGCCGACATCGAGGTGCCAAACCTCCCCGTCGATGTGGACTCTTGGGGGAGATAAGCCTGTTATCCCCGGGGTAGCTTTTATCCGTTGAGCGATGGCCCTTCCATGCGGAACCACCGGATCACTAAGCCCGTCTTTCGACCCTGCTCGACTTGTAGGTCTCGCAGTCAAGCTCCCTTGTGCCTTTACACTCTACGAATGATTTCCAACCATTCTGAGGGAACCTTTGGGCGCCTCCGTTACCTTTTAGGAGGCGACCGCCCCAGTCAAACTGTCCGCCTGACACTGTCTCCTGCCCCGCTAAGGGGCATGGGTTAGAATTTCAATACAACCAGGGTAGTATCCCACCGACGCCTCCTTCGAAGCTGGCGCTCCGAGATCTCTGGCTCCTACCTATCCTGTACAAGTTGTACCAAAATTCAATATCAGGCTACAGTAAAGCTCCACGGGGTCTTTCCGTCCTGTCGCGGGTAACCTGCATCTTCACAGGTACTATAATTTCACCGAGTCTCTCGTTGAGACAGTGCCCAGATCGTTACGCCTTTCGTGCGGGTCGGAACTTACCCGACAAGGAATTTCGCTACCTTAGGACCGTTATAGTTACGGCCGCCGTTTACTGGGGCTTCAATTCGCAGCTTCGCTTGCGCTAACCACTCCTCTTAACCTTCCAGCACCGGGCAGGCGTCAGCCCCTATACGTCACCTTACGGTTTTGCAGAGACCTGTGTTTTTGCTAAACAGTCGCCTGGGCCTATTCACTGCGGCTCTCATGCGCTTGCACGCTCAAGAGCACCCCTTCTCCCGAAGTTACGGGGTCATTTTGCCGAGTTCCTTAACGAGAGTTCTCTCGCACACCTTAGGATTCTCTCCTCGACTACCTGTGTCGGTTTGCGGTACGGGCACCTCTCACCTCGATAGAGGCTTTTCTTGGCAGTGTGAAATCAGGAACTTCGTCCATACGGACTCGCCATCACAGCTCAACGTTACAGTGTGCGGATTTGCCTACACACACGCCTTACTGCTTGGACGCGCATAACCAACAGCGCGCTTACCCTATCCTACTGCGTCCCCCCATTTCTCAAACGGTGAGGAGGTGGTACAGGAATATCAACCTGTTGTCCATCGCCTACGCCTGTCGGCCTCGGCTTAGGTCCCGACTAACCCTGAGCGGACGAGCCTTCCTCAGGAAACCTTAGTCATACGGTGGACGGGATTCTCACCCGTCTTTCGCTACTCATACCGGCATTCTCACTTCTAAGCGCTCCACCAGTCCTTCCGGTCTGACTTCAACGCACTTAGAACGCTCTCCTACCACTGACATCGTAGATGTCAATCCACAGCTTCGGTGAATCGTTTAGCCCCGATACATTTTCGGCGCAGCGTCACTCGACCAGTGAGCTATTACGCACTCTTTAAATGATGGCTGCTTCTAAGCCAACATCCTGGTTGTCTGTGCAACGCCACATCCTTTTCCACTTAACGATTACTTTGGGACCTTAGCTGGTGGTCTGGGCTGTTTCCCTTTTGACTACGGATCTTATCACTCGCAGTCTGACTCCCGTGTATAAATATCTGGCATTCGGAGTTTGTCTGAATTCGGTAAACCGGGATGGCCCCCTAGTCCAAACAGTGCTCTACCTCCAGTATTCTCATCACGAGGCTAGCCCTAAAGCTATTTCGGAGAGAACCAGCTATCTCCAAGTTCGATTGGAATTTCTCCGCTACCCACACCTCATCCCCGCACTTTTCAACGTGCGTGGGTTCGGGCCTCCAGTAAGTGTTACCTTACCTTCACCCTGGACATGGGTAGATCACCTGGTTTCGGGTCTACGACCACGTACTATTTCGCCCTATTCAGACTCGCTTTCGCTGCGGCTCCGCCTTCTAAAGCTTAACCTTGCACGTAATCGTAACTCGCCGGTTCATTCTACAAAAGGCACGCTATCACCCATTAACGGGCTCTAACTACTTGTAGGCACACGGTTTCAGGATCTCTTTCACTCCCCTCCCGGGGTGCTTTTCACCTTTCCCTCACGGTACTGGTTCACTATCGGTCACTAGGTAGTATTTAGCCTTGGGAGATGGTCCTCCCGGATTCCGACGGAATTTCACGTGTTCCGCCGTACTCAGGATCCACTCAGGAGAGAACGAACTTTCGACTACAGGGCTTTTACCTGCTCTGGCGGACCTTTCCAAGTCGCTTCATCTAACTCGCTCTTTTGTAACTCCGTATAGAGTGTCCTACAACCCCAAGAGGCAAGCCTCTTGGTTTGGGCTCTTCCCGTTTCGCTCGCCGCTACTCAGGGAATCGATTTTTCTTTCTCTTCCTCCAGGTACTTAGATGTTTCAGTTCCCTGGGTCTGCCTTCAAGACGCTATGTATTCACGTCAAGATACTACGCGATTAAACGTAGTGGGTTCCCCCATTCGGAAATCTCCGGATCAAAGCTCACTTACAGCTCCCCGAAGCATATCGGTGTTAGTGCCGTCCTTCTTCGGCTCCTAGTGCCAAGGCATTCGCCGTGCGCCCTTAATAACTTAACCTACAGCTTTCAATACACATCGCATTTCGTTGTCAGCTTCACTCGTTCAATCAGTCACGTACTGAAGTACGCTCCTTCATTCACTCGATTGCTTCCTAGAACTGCTTGTGTCTTGAAACCTTACTAATGTTATTAAGCCTATAAAAAACTTAAAAAATAAATGTGTTTGTTACAATTTCAATGTCGTTTTATCCAGTTTTCAAAGAACAAGTTTTGAAGTATTTCATTCGGAAGAATGAACCTTCAAAACTGAACGCAAAACGTAATCTTACAAACCCTAGGTTTGTATTCCGAAATAATCCTTAGAAAGGAGGTGATCCAGCCGCACCTTCCGATACGGCTACCTTGTTACGACTTCACCCCAATCATCTATCCCACCTTCGGCGGCTGGCTCCAAAAGGTTACCTCACCGACTTCGGGTGTTACAAACTCTCGTGGTGTGACGGGCGGTGTGTACAAGGCCCGGGAACGTATTCACCGCGGCATGCTGATCCGCGATTACTAGCGATTCCGGCTTCATGTAGGCGAGTTGCAGCCTACAATCCGAACTGAGAACGACTTTATCGGATTAGCTCCCTCTCGCGAGTTGGCAACCGTTTGTATCGTCCATTGTAGCACGTGTGTAGCCCAGGTCATAAGGGGCATGATGATTTGACGTCATCCCCACCTTCCTCCGGTTTGTCACCGGCAGTCACCTTAGAGTGCCCAACTAAATGATGGCAACTAAGATCAAGGGTTGCGCTCGTTGCGGGACTTAACCCAACATCTCACGACACGAGCTGACGACAACCATGCACCACCTGTCACCGTTGCCCCCGAAGGGGAAACTATATCTCTACAGTGGTCAACGGGATGTCAAGACCTGGTAAGGTTCTTCGCGTTGCTTCGAATTAAACCACATGCTCCACCGCTTGTGCGGGCCCCCGTCAATTCCTTTGAGTTTCAGTCTTGCGACCGTACTCCCCAGGCGGAGTGCTTAATGCGTTAGCTGCAGCACTAAGGGGCGGAAACCCCCTAACACTTAGCACTCATCGTTTACGGCGTGGACTACCAGGGTATCTAATCCTGTTTGCTCCCCACGCTTTCGCGCCTCAGCGTCAGTTACAGACCAGAAAGTCGCCTTCGCCACTGGTGTTCCTCCAAATCTCTACGCATTTCACCGCTACACTTGGAATTCCACTTTCCTCTTCTGCACTCAAGTCCCCCAGTTTCCAATGACCCTCCACGGTTGAGCCGTGGGCTTTCACATCAGACTTAAAGGACCGCCTGCGCGCGCTTTACGCCCAATAATTCCGGACAACGCTTGCCACCTACGTATTACCGCGGCTGCTGGCACGTAGTTAGCCGTGGCTTTCTAATAAGGTACCGTCAAGGTACAGCCAGTTACTACTGTACTTGTTCTTCCCTTACAACAGAGTTTTACGATCCGAAAACCTTCTTCACTCACGCGGCGTTGCTCCATCAGGCTTTCGCCCATTGTGGAAGATTCCCTACTGCTGCCTCCCGTAGGAGTCTGGGCCGTGTCTCAGTCCCAGTGTGGCCGATCACCCTCTCAGGTCGGCTACGCATCGTCGCCTTGGTGAGCCGTTACCTCACCAACTAGCTAATGCGCCGCGGGCCCATCTTATAGCGACAGCCGAAACCGTCTTTCAGTGTTCCACCATGAGGTGGAACAGATTATTCGGTATTAGCCCCGGTTTCCCGGAGTTATCCCAAACTATAAGGTAGGTTGCCCACGTGTTACTCACCCGTCCGCCGCTAACGTCAAAGGAGCAAGCTCCTTCTCTGTTCGCTCGACTTGCATGTATTAGGCACGCCGCCAGCGTTCGTCCTGAGCCAGGATCAAACTCTCCATAAAAGAAATTTGATTAGCTCAAATTGTTTTGCTGGCATCAATTTTGATGTCCAAAATTTTGTTTTGTTCACTAGCCGAAACTAGTTACTTAAAACTTTATTGATTACGTTTTGCTTGTTCAGTTTTCAAGGTTCATAACGTCGTCTTTCAGACAACTTCTTTATGTTATCACACAACCATTTGGTTGTCAACACTTTTTTTGGAGCGGGTGATGAGAATCGAACTCACGACATCAGCTTGGAAGGCTGAGGTTTTACCATTAAACTACACCCGCGTATTTATTGTTTAAAATTGGCGCGCCCGGCAGGAGTCGAACCCACAACCTTCTGATCCGTAGTCAGACGCTCTATCCAATTGAGCTACGGGCGCATATAAAATTAAATGACTTGGTGCGGCCGAGAGGACTTGAACCTCCACGGGGTTGCCCCCACTAGGCCCTCAACCTAGCGCGTCTGCCGTTCCGCCACGACCGCATTCGATTAGTAACTTTCTCATTATACTACGATAACCAAAAAAGTCAACCTTTTTTCTTAAAATAAGATGAGCCATGAAGGACTCGAACCTTCGACCCTCTGATTAAAAGTCAGATGCTCTACCAACTGAGCTAATGGCTCAAATTAAGAAATGAATGGCTGGGGTACTAGGATTCGAACCTAGGCATGACGGAATCAAAATCCGTTGCCTTACCGCTTGGCTATACCCCAATAAGTGGCGGTCCCGACCGGGATCGAACCGGCGATCTCCTGCGTGACAGGCAGGCATGTTAACCGCTACACCACGGGACCAAATTATTGTAATTTAAAATATAAAGAAAATGACCCCTACGGGATTCGAACCCGTGTTACCGCCGTGAAAGGGCGGTGTCTTAACCACTTGACCAAGGGGCCATGGCTCCGAAGGCAGGACTCGAACCTGCGACAACCTGATTAACAGTCAGGTGCTACTACCAACTGAGCTACTTCGGAATAATCATGTAATGTTGTCGTCGTTATCTTGTCGACTTTTACTATTATAGGGACAACTTAATAAAACGTCAACTGTTTTTTTATTTTTTTACTCTAATAGTTTTAATCTCCCCAAACACTTGCTACAACAATACTTTTCAACATTCATTTTTATTTTTCGAACATATAATTGTTGGCAATTGACACAAGTATAAGTATAACGACGACTATATTTGGTAGTTGATGCTTTAGGAGGTTGTAAAACTGAGCAAAATCGAGGTGCATTTACTTTTTTTAATAATGCCCGAAAGTCTTGATCTCGATGTTGATACCCTTTACCTTCTATATGTAAATGATAATGACATAGTTCATGCAGGACTATACCTTCAATTTCCTTAACGCCATATAGCTCAAAGGCTTTAGGATTAATTTCTATATTATGGGATTGTAAAAGATACCGCCCTCCTGTTGAACGTAATCTAGCGTTAAAGTAGGCTTGATGTTGAAATGGCTTTTGAAAACTTTCCAAGGATAAGCGACGAACAAGCTGTTGTAATTCCTCATTGTTCATAATGATCACCTCTAACAACAAGAATACCACACTGCGTAGTATAGACAGTGTGGTAAAAATTTATTACTTATTCTAATGTTTGATTTTTAGGCGGAAGCATTGTTAAAGAAATACGCCCTTTATTTACGTCTATTTGTTCAACCCAAACAGTGACAATATCACCTAAAGCTACAACTTCTAATGGATGTTTAATGCGCTTAGTTTGTAGTTTAGAAATATGCACAAGTCCGTCTTGTTTCACTCCAATATCAACAAATGCACCGAAATCTACTACATTTCGAACTGTCCCCTGGAGCTCCATCCCTATTTTTAAATCTTCCATTTTCAACACATCGGTTTTCAGCAATGGTTGCGGGAAGGCATCACGTGGGTCTCGGCTTGGTTTCATTAAAGTATCCACGATATCTTGAATGGTCACAACGCCTATGCCAAGAACTTCACTTAACTTGTCAATATCTAAAGCTGCAATTGCTGCTTCTGCCTTGGATGTTCCGAGCTCTTTTTTATCTATTTGTGCCTCAGCTAAAATTTGCTCAGCAAGTTTGTAGCTCTCAGGGTGAATTCCCGTCGCATCAAATGGATTTTTTGCTTCAGGAACACGCAAGAATCCAATAGCTTGTTCATAAGTTTTAGCACCAAGCCTTGGAATCTTCTTTAATTGTGCTCGTGTAGTAAATTGACCATTTTCCTCTCGCATCTTAACGATATTCTCAGCAACTGTTTTCGATAAACCAGAAACATATTGTAAGAGTGATGAGGAAGCTGTGTTAACATCAACCCCCACTTGGTTAACAGCTGTTTCTACTATAAATGTTAGCGATTCATTTAATTTTTTTTGAGAAACATCGTGTTGATATTGACCTACCCCTACTGCTTTTGGTTCAATTTTCACCAACTCTGATAAAGGATCCTGCAAACGGCGTGCAATGGAAACAGCACTGCGTTGCTCAACCTGCAAATCAGGAAATTCTGCACGTGCAATATCAGACGCCGAGTAGACAGACGCTCCCGCTTCATTGACAATAACATAAGCCACATCGGTCGTAATTTCACTTAATACGTCCGCAATAAATTGTTCCGTTTCTCTGGATGCTGTTCCGTTACCGATTGCAATTATACTTATTGGATACTTAGCTAAAATACCTTTCACCGTAGCTTTAGATTTTGCCACATCGGGCTTAGGGGGATGTGGATAAATAGCTGTTACCTCTAGCATTTTCCCAGTTTCATCTACAACCGCTAGCTTACAGCCTGTGCGGTAAGCCGGGTCAACTCCCAATACATATTTCCCTTTCATTGGTGGTTGCAGTAATAAATTTCTTAAGTTTTCAGAGAAGATGTGAATAGCTTGAGCCTCCGCTTTTTCTGTAAGCTCATTTCGTAATTCTCTTTCAATAGAAGGCTGAATTAAACGCTTGTATGAATCTTCTATAGCTAGTTTAACTTCTGCAATAGCAGGAGATGAACCAGTGGCAGGTATCCATTCCTTCCACATAATCATTAATACTCGATCCACTGGTACATGGATTGAAACCTTTAAAACTTCTTCTTTCTCTCCTCTGTTGATGGCTAAAATACGGTGTGGAACGATACGACTAACAGGCTCTTCGTACTCGTAATACATTTCAAAAACATTTTTTTCATCGATTTCAGCATTTTTCACAGTTGTTACAAGGACTCCATCTTTCCATGAGTACGCACGGATTTTCTCACGAATTGCAGCATCATCAGCAAAACGTTCTGCTAAAATATCTCGAGCTCCCATTAGAGCTTCCTCTGTATTGGCAACTTGTTCATTATCTACAAAATCAACAGCTAATTGCTCTAATGTATCATTACTAAATGCTAATAGAAGGTCTGCCAGTGGTTCTAAGCCTTTTTCTTTCGCAACAGTTGCCTTTGTACGTCGTTTTTGCTTATACGGTCTGTATAAATCCTCCACGCGCTGTAAGACTGTTGCTGAAAGAATCGCCTTTTCTAATTCGGGCGTAAGTTTATCCTGTTCCTGAATTAAACGGATAACCTCCTCTTTCCGTTGTTCAAGTTGCTGTATGTAGTGATAACGATCCTCTACAGCTTTAATCTGCACTTCATCGAGAGATCCTGTTACTTCTTTACGATAACGCGCAATAAATGGTACCGTGTTTCCCTCTTCTAATAATTTTATAACAGCATCTACTTGCCCTGGTTTGACCGCTACATCTTTTGCAATGAGCTGTAACATTTGTTTTTGTTCCACATCATCACTACCCTTTTTCTTTTCATTTTACCATTACACTTTACTAAAAATGCAAAAAAATAGTCTACTCATATCTGTTTGAGTAGACTATTTTTTTGCATATTAACAAACCGATAGATAGATTAGAGCGAAACACTGCCACTCGCTAGAATAGCCTCTTGTAATTTCTTTATTGCTTTTCTTTGTATTCTTGATACATGCATTTGAGAAATTCCTAATCGTTCTCCAGCTTCTTTTTGACTAAGTTGCTCTAAATATGTAAGCTGAATAATCTGTTTTTCTCTCTCATTCAACACAACTAGCGCATCAGCAACGATCATTCGTTTATCAGTTATTTCGTAGCCGTCATCTTCTCTACCCAAAATATCGAATAACGTGACTGTACTACCATCTGAATCTGACTCTATCGAATGATCCATAGAAAGAGCTTGATAACTACGGCTCATTTCCATAGCTTCTAAAACTTCTTCTTCAGCAACCTCTAAGCGTTCTGCAATATCTTTAATAGAAGGAGAGCGCTGTAGTTCAATTGTCAGCGCCTCCACCGTTGATTTGATTCTCGGTCCTAGTTCTTTTATTCGTCTAGGCACGTGAACATCCCATGTTTTATCACGTAAAAATCGCTTAATTTCTCCAACTATCGTTGGCACCGCAAATGCCTCAAAACTACGACCAACATTCGGATCAAAACGTCTGATTGCACCTAATAAACCCAGCATCCCTACTTGAACAATATCATCATAGTAAGATTTACCATTCGAATATTTACGTGCTATTGATTCAACTAGATATCGATAATGAATCACTAAGTTTGTTTGTGCTTCATCATCCTCCGTTGACTGGTACAATTCAATCCACTTTAGTACATCTTCCTTGGATGAAGATTTATGTAGTGATTCTTTCGACATTTTTTTCCACCTGCTCCCTAGTGACATACTTTGTCATAAAGACAGTTACGCCACCATCGTTATTGATCATCACCTCATCCATCAAAGTTTCCATTAAATAAAGTCCTAAACCACCTTCTCTAAGCCCCGCAATACTTTCTTCAGGATGATATGGTCCAATCTTAGACTTGATCTCTTCGAAATTAAAGCTATTGCCATAATCCGCAATCATCATTTCCATTTTATTGTCGTATAGCGCACATCCAATGACAATTTCGCCTTCTTCATCTTCTTTATAAGCATGGTGAACAACATTCGTTACAGCTTCACTTGCTGCAATTTTTAAGTCTTCGATATCATCATAATTAAAACCGATCCTACTAGCTAAGCCCGAGACAGTTAATCGAATGACACTGACAAATTGCGGTTTAGCAGGAACTCTAATTTCAATATAGTCAAATTCCTTCATTATCTTAATTCCACCTTTTTATCAGTTTCGATATCCATCAAATCACTTAGTCCTGTAATTTCAAACAATCTTTGTAATCTATTTGATAAACCAACCAGCTTTACTTTGCCATTTTCACGTAACGCTCTTTTATAAAAGGCAACAAAAATCCCAAGACCTGTACTATCCATGTAATTTACCTTTGATAAATCAAGTTCAATCTCTAACCCTTCAGTTATCTTTACAGCTTCTAATTCCTCTCGTAATCCAGAAGCAGTAAATGTATCAATTTCACCTTCAACAAAACCAAATAATTTATGATCAATTTCTTTAAAATGTATTGTCACGTCCATATAGCACACCTCCACCATATTTGTTAGACTATTTTCTCTTCCCTTTTCAATTAAAACGTAAACCTATTTTTTTAAAATAACTACAGTAAAATCATCAGTTAGTTTAAAATTCTGCACTTTCTCTATTTCCTTATAAAGAATTTGGCACAATTGCTGAGCTGTTAAATGCTTATTCTCCTTAATTAAAGCAGTAATAACCTCTCGTGAATTTAAGCTTTCCTGTGCTCTAAATTCTGTTACTCCATCCGTCATCATAATTACTAAATCATTTTCTTCTAAAACGATTTCATGAAACGAATATGTTGTTTCTGGCAATACACCAAGTAATAAACCTTTAGCATCTAAGGAAATAAATTGATCTTCCTTAGCACTGTAATGCAACGCTGGCTCGTGACCTGCTGAGGCGTAGGCAAAGATATTTTGTTGTACATCTAAGCACCCATAAAACATGGAAACAAACATACTATCATCTACACCTTTTTCTATTACCCTATTAATAACTTCTAAAACATAGGAGGGATCTTTATATGCATATACCAATGTTTCAAGACCATACTTCACCATCGACATACATAAAGCCGCCGGCACTCCCTTTCCAACAACATCTGTTACAGCTACACTTAAATATTCGTCACCGT is a genomic window containing:
- a CDS encoding SprT family protein, with protein sequence MNNEELQQLVRRLSLESFQKPFQHQAYFNARLRSTGGRYLLQSHNIEINPKAFELYGVKEIEGIVLHELCHYHLHIEGKGYQHRDQDFRALLKKVNAPRFCSVLQPPKASTTKYSRRYTYTCVNCQQLYVRKIKMNVEKYCCSKCLGRLKLLE
- a CDS encoding Tex family protein, which produces MEQKQMLQLIAKDVAVKPGQVDAVIKLLEEGNTVPFIARYRKEVTGSLDEVQIKAVEDRYHYIQQLEQRKEEVIRLIQEQDKLTPELEKAILSATVLQRVEDLYRPYKQKRRTKATVAKEKGLEPLADLLLAFSNDTLEQLAVDFVDNEQVANTEEALMGARDILAERFADDAAIREKIRAYSWKDGVLVTTVKNAEIDEKNVFEMYYEYEEPVSRIVPHRILAINRGEKEEVLKVSIHVPVDRVLMIMWKEWIPATGSSPAIAEVKLAIEDSYKRLIQPSIERELRNELTEKAEAQAIHIFSENLRNLLLQPPMKGKYVLGVDPAYRTGCKLAVVDETGKMLEVTAIYPHPPKPDVAKSKATVKGILAKYPISIIAIGNGTASRETEQFIADVLSEITTDVAYVIVNEAGASVYSASDIARAEFPDLQVEQRSAVSIARRLQDPLSELVKIEPKAVGVGQYQHDVSQKKLNESLTFIVETAVNQVGVDVNTASSSLLQYVSGLSKTVAENIVKMREENGQFTTRAQLKKIPRLGAKTYEQAIGFLRVPEAKNPFDATGIHPESYKLAEQILAEAQIDKKELGTSKAEAAIAALDIDKLSEVLGIGVVTIQDIVDTLMKPSRDPRDAFPQPLLKTDVLKMEDLKIGMELQGTVRNVVDFGAFVDIGVKQDGLVHISKLQTKRIKHPLEVVALGDIVTVWVEQIDVNKGRISLTMLPPKNQTLE
- the sigB gene encoding RNA polymerase sigma factor SigB — its product is MSKESLHKSSSKEDVLKWIELYQSTEDDEAQTNLVIHYRYLVESIARKYSNGKSYYDDIVQVGMLGLLGAIRRFDPNVGRSFEAFAVPTIVGEIKRFLRDKTWDVHVPRRIKELGPRIKSTVEALTIELQRSPSIKDIAERLEVAEEEVLEAMEMSRSYQALSMDHSIESDSDGSTVTLFDILGREDDGYEITDKRMIVADALVVLNEREKQIIQLTYLEQLSQKEAGERLGISQMHVSRIQRKAIKKLQEAILASGSVSL
- the rsbW gene encoding anti-sigma B factor RsbW — translated: MKEFDYIEIRVPAKPQFVSVIRLTVSGLASRIGFNYDDIEDLKIAASEAVTNVVHHAYKEDEEGEIVIGCALYDNKMEMMIADYGNSFNFEEIKSKIGPYHPEESIAGLREGGLGLYLMETLMDEVMINNDGGVTVFMTKYVTREQVEKNVERITT
- a CDS encoding STAS domain-containing protein, which encodes MDVTIHFKEIDHKLFGFVEGEIDTFTASGLREELEAVKITEGLEIELDLSKVNYMDSTGLGIFVAFYKRALRENGKVKLVGLSNRLQRLFEITGLSDLMDIETDKKVELR
- a CDS encoding PP2C family protein-serine/threonine phosphatase, with amino-acid sequence MVNQTERNLYIAQNFTRQLIQKNISPEDVVSIHKNAVEQIFPNQMNETQPAYDFLIEVMVHYGMAHREHQSLLQKQAEYEMEMKIATNIQNTQLKTHVPQLQSFDIGMISVPIRKMNGDYVHFFHDGDEYLSVAVTDVVGKGVPAALCMSMVKYGLETLVYAYKDPSYVLEVINRVIEKGVDDSMFVSMFYGCLDVQQNIFAYASAGHEPALHYSAKEDQFISLDAKGLLLGVLPETTYSFHEIVLEENDLVIMMTDGVTEFRAQESLNSREVITALIKENKHLTAQQLCQILYKEIEKVQNFKLTDDFTVVILKK